TATGACTTAATTTTTATGGATATGGAAATGCCTGTTTTAGACGGGGTAGAAACCACCAGAAAAATTCATCAACAATGGGCAGGACAAAAAATTCCCTCTATCGTGGCAATGACTGCCAATGATGATGATGATAGTCGGGGTAGGTGTTTTGATGTGGGAATGAGTGACTATCTCACGAAACCCGTTAACCTCAAAAAACTCAGTCAAATCATTGAAAAATACTGCCCTTCTTTTACCATTAATTCGTGAGGGTTGCTAAGACTTTAACCTCAAATTCATTTTCAAAAATTGGTTTTTTATAATCCAAATTCCATAACTCTAAGGCACAATCATCATTTTTGATCGCAGGAATTAGTTGTAAATGTAATTTTTTATATTCCGAGTCATATTTACACTCCAAATCATTGATAGCCCCTATCTGACGACGATCAAGGGCGATGGCAAGGCGTAATATGGCACTCATTTGTTTGATTATTTTGCGGTATTGATGGGGCAAAGAATAATAAGTTTCATGTTTACGTTTAGGCTTACTCTTGCGATGATAACGGGCAATTTGAGCAATTAATTCCACCTCAATTTCTGTGAATCCTAAAAACTCTCCATGACGAATCAAATAATAAGAATGCTTATGATGGGCAGCATGGGAAATATATAAACCGCAATTGTGCAGAATCGCCGCCGCCCAAAGATATTCCCTTTCCTTTTCTCCCCAATTATGTAACTCCCCTTGGATTTGATCAAAAATTTTCAGTGCAAATTGAGCAATTCTTTCCCCATGGGGCAAATCCACTTGATACTTATGGGCAATCTTCATCACGCTACGGGTGCGAACATTGGTTTGAAAAACAAGACGATTTTCAATGTAGCCATTTTGTAACATCCAATCAACAATAATCCCCTCCCGTAACGCCCTCTCACAGATAGTAATAGAATCAATTTCTAACATGGTCATGGCTTCTAACAAAATAGTTATTCCAGCCACAATAATTTCCGCCCTTCGATCAGACATTCCCGACAACGAAGCTCTTTCCTCATAGTTCATCTTAAGGAGTTTTTTGAGGATTTCCTCTATACTTTTCCTCGGTATTTCATAACCATTAAGGGGGTTTGGTTCATTGCCCTGAGTCTCCATGGCATGAATCACAGCAATGGTTTCAATGGTGCCAGATGTACCAACCAAGAAAGGTTTTTCTCCCTCTGCTAGGGCGTTTTTAAACTCATCCACAGGACGCTCCAACATACCCCTAATATAGGCTTGGAGACGGATAAATTCTTTTTCAGTAATGGGATCGGTGGTTACAAAATCTTGAGTCAGTCTTACGGCGCCAACCTTGGTACTACTAAGGTGTCGGGTTTCTTGGGGATCAGCAAGTACCATTTCTGTAGAACCACCACCAATATCAATCAGGCTATGGACTCTACCTCCAAAATCCATCCCTGATAATACCCCTAAATAAATCCTTCTAGCTTCTTCTGGTCCTGAAATTAAATCAACTTGGATGCCCAATTCTGTTTCAATACGGCTCAAAAACTCGATGCCGTTAGGTGCCTCTCTAGTGGCGCTGGTGGCAACGGCAATGATTTGATCTACTCTGAGGCTGTCGGCTAAGTCTTTGCATCGTTTTAGGGCAGATAACGACCTCTCCATGGCTTCTGGAGTCAGGTTGCCCGTTTCAGGATCACGATCGCCCAGTCTTACGGTATCTTTTTCTTTGGCAATAATTGAGAATGAGGGGATTCGAGCGTTAATTTCTACTACTACCATGTGAATGGAGTTTGTACCAATATCGATCGCCCCTAGGGTACAATCTTGGAGAGGACGAGAACTATGTAAGCTCTGATAAGCAATAGATGGGTTGTTAGTGGTGATCATCGTAAAATCGCTCAAAGATAGCAGTAGTGGTGTTTTTGTTCTTTAGGATAACTCTATCACAGATCAATGGATAATTAGTAATGGATAATTGATAATAAAATTTTTATCATCCTTAACCCCTACTCCTGATCACCCCATCAAAAAGTTGCTCATAAAGGGCGATCGCACCTTCAAAGGAATAATGAGTTTCCGCATATTTACGCCCTGCCCTACTCATCTGTGCCACAAGCTCAGGATTATGATAAAAATGCTCAATTTGCTTCGCCAAAGCCTCGGCATCTTCAGGGGGAATCACTACCCCCCCACCACTTTCTCGAATAGCCCCTGCCGCCGTACCAGATTCAGGCACCGAGCCAATAATCAGGCAACCACTAGCCAGTAATACAGGGATTTTAGAAGGTAAATTAAAATCAATGACATTACTTTTTTGTGTCACCATACCAATCTCCATCGCCCCCAGCATTTCGGGTAACTTTTCCCTTGGTTGAAAGGGTTTCAATAACACATTGTCACAACCCAATTCCTGACGATAACTTTCCAATCTTGCCAAGGCTTCCTCTTTACCCACAATCACCACCATTAAATTTTCTAAATGCTTCAACTTTTGGGCGGCTTCAATTAAAATTTCGATAGGTTGAGTCAGGGCAATATTACCAGAATAAATAACCACAAATTTTCCTTGTAAATTATTCTCCTTAATAAAATAACTATCGTCTTTTGCCACAGGTTTGATAAAATTCACATCAACCCAATTAGGAATCTTGACAATTTTGTTAATATCTACATTTTTTTGAGCTAAATTCTTCGTAAAACCATCAGCAATAACAGAAATTTTATCAGCTTTTTGATAAGCAAATTTTTCCAATAAAGTAAAGATTTTAATTAATTTTTTATTAGTTAATAAACCTACATGAACTGCCGCATCGGGTAATATATCCTGCAAATTGACAATCAAAGGAGAACCATATATTTTACTCAATAAATAAGCAGGAACAATCACAGGCAAACCCGGAATCGTAAGTAATATAATATCAGGTCGCCAAAATTTTAACCCTTGCCAAATGCTTAAAAAAGCAAAACTTAGCTCAAACATCGCTCTATTAATAAAACTTCTTTTTTGACTAGCCCACACATAAGAACGATAAATCTTAACCCCGTTTTTTTCTTCTTTACTATAAATTTTTCCTCGATATTCAGGATAAATTTGACTTTGAGGATACCAAGGCATTGCGGTTAAAACCCTGACATCATGACCATTTTTTGCTAAACCTTCTGCTAATTCTGTCATTAATGGAGCTATGCCAATGGGTTCGGGATGATAATTATAGGAATAAATTAAGATACGCATTATTTAAAATAGATATATTTTTTGTTAATAAATTATTTTATTGATTGTAATTATTAGTATAGTAAAGGGATAATTTTTTATATTGTTTTAAAAAATATTAGTTTTCCCAAAAATAAAAGTTTTGTTAATATTTAATAAGTAATAGATCATTTAAAATTACAATAAAGAATAAATTATAAAAGTCAATTTTAGCTAAATTTAGATGAAATGAAAAAGTTATCTCGTTTAATAGTTGGTTTTTCTCTGGCTTGTCTACTTATTATTCTTCCTGCCTGTGGAGATAATACCCCCTCAAGGTTTGAAGGGGCGCAACAAGAAAGCATAGATGCGGGAAGTCGTAACACCGCAGTATCGACAGATGCAGTGCAAGGTGCTAGTTTTAATCGCTTTTTCCCTGTGAGTGATGGGAATTATGAGCGAGTTTTTACCCAAGAAAAAGATGGTTTTGTGGAGGCTGTGTTAAAAGAGTCGGGGCAAAATGTGGCAACCTTGGGGGTTTTTGATACCATTAGTAATCCCTCGGCTAAGGATGATTTTAATGGTAGTCAGGGACAAATAGGGGGTTATCCTGTGGCACAAAAAGGCTCTAGGGCAACGGCTCTCTTAGTGGCAGATAGATTTCAGGTTACGGTGCGATCGACCGATGATAGTTTTACCGTTGCCGATAGGGAGGCTTGGTTGGCGAAATTTGATCTCAATGGTTTAGCAAGTTTAGATTAGGAGGATTTTAATTATGAGCAAATCTATTTATGAGTTGGTGGATAATTTACCTAAGCGTAATATTACCACCATGGTTTTAAATTCCCTTGATTTTGTGGTACCGGGGGAGTGGAAAAACCCGACTAATTTTGAGCAGATGATTCGGGATATTAGTCAGGAAACTGATGAGCAATGGATTCAGAAAATAGGCGATCGCGCCGTATGGTTATATAACGATAAAAATCAAGGCTACCAAAGAGCTTTATGGCTTTATCAAACGGTGGACAGTGCTGATTATGCCTTGGGTGCCGCCGCATTGGCAAACAAGGTAGGGGAAAAGATTGGTTTTTTGGGTTTCCTCAATAAGCTAACCCCTAGCAATCAAAAAGCCCAGGCCTTAGATTTAGCCATTAAATTGGTGGTGGAAGTAGTAGCTTTTTGCCAAATTAACGGTTTACCGGGGGATAGTATTGGCGATTTTGTCAAGGCTTTGAAGGAATACGAAGGGGAGGCATTGATGCGCATGGCGGCTTTGGTGTGTATCGATGGTTTGATTCCCTTTGGCCCTGATTTTATTTTGGCAGTAAAATCAACTTTAGATAATTTAAGTCCCAAAGAATTATCTGACAATGGGGCTTTTTCTAAGGTTAGTAAGTTTATCCCTGGGGGTAATCCTGCGGGGCAATTAGCCTTTGTTAACCGAAGTTTTGGGGCTGTAACTGGTTGGATGACTGGGTTTGTGGGCGATCGCAACTTAACCCAAGATAAAGTAATGAAAAACCTACAAAGTTTTGTGGAATTTTCTAACGATCAACTTGATTATGTCGCCGCTTTCCTTGATATGTCAACCAATTATTTTGAACACACTGGCACCCAATCCATTGCCAATCGGTTGATTCGACGCGCCATGCTCGAAGTGTAAAAAGCAATATGTAGGGTGGGCAACGCCCACCACAATCGTTAATATTGGGATCAGATAGTAGCAGTTTATTCAGCTTGTGGATATTACTGCTTAAAAATATTTTAATTACATAGTTGGTCAAAAAAATGAATACCACTAGAGTACGCACTGAATTAAAAAAATACATAGATAAATTATCTCCTGAACAGTTGACATTGGTAGCCAATTTTTTTGAAGATTTAGAAGCAGAAGAGAAGATCGATGCTACTGAAGAATTACTAAATATTCCAGAATTTGAATCTATTTTTGAAAAGGCAAACCAAGAAATCAAAGAAGGTAAAGTGAGAAACTGGAAAGAAATTAGGAATTAGGATATAATATTAATACTGATGTACTAATGCATTAGCAAAATAAGATAGAAAATAACATCTATACTAATTAAAGACGAGTAGATAAAATAACGAGAAAATCATGGCTACAAGTACCAGCGCACAAGGTTCAGATAGAGAAAAAGCCCTTAATCTAGTCCTCAGTCAAATTGAACGCAACTTCGGCAAAGGGGCAATCATGCGCCTCGGAGATGCGGCCAAAATGAAAGTAGAAACCATCTCTAGCGGTGCCTTAACCCTCGACTTGGCATTGGGTGGTGGTTTACCAAAAGGAAGAATTATCGAAATATATGGTCCTGAAAGTTCTGGTAAAACTACTCTAGCACTCCATGCGATCGCAGAAGTACAAAAAGCAGGGGGAGTAGCCGCTTTCGTAGATGCTGAACACGCCTTAGATCCCAACTATTCCAGCGCCTTGGGAGTAGATATAGATAATTTACTTGTAGCCCAACCCGATAACGGTGAATCAGCCTTAGAAATCGTTGATCAATTGGTGCGTAGTGCAGCCGTTGATTTAGTAGTAATTGACTCCGTCGCCGCCCTAGTACCCCGAGCAGAAATTGAAGGGGAAATGGGAGACTTACAGGTAGGTTTACAAGCCCGTTTGATGAGTAAAGCCCTAAGAAAAATTGCAGGAAATATCGGTAAATCAGGCTCTACCGTAATTTTCCTTAACCAATTACGTCAAAAAATCGGCATCAGTTATGGTAGTCCAGAAGTAACCACAGGAGGGACGGCATTAAAATTTTATGCCTCAGTGCGCCTAGATATTCGTCGTATCCAAACCCTCAAAAAAGGAAGTGATGGGGAATATGGTATCCGTGCCAAGGTGAAAGTTGCTAAAAATAAAGTGGCACCTCCCTTCCGCATTGCCGAATTTGACATCATTTTCGGTTCGGGAATTTCTCGCACTGGTTGCCTTCTCGATTTGGCAGAAAAAACCGATGTCGTCACCCGTAAAGGGGCATGGTATAGCTATGAGGGTGATAACATTGCCCAAGGTAGAGATAATGCTGTTAAATATTTAGAAGAAAATCCCGAGTTGGCCCAGATTGTTGAACAAAAGGTTAAAGAAAACCTAGAAATTAATAATGTTAGCTTTGGTGGTTCAAATAATGATGGGGATGATTTTGACAGTGAAGAGTAGGTAATACTAAGTCCTGATAAATTATTACAATAAAAGTCCCCCAGAATTGGGGGATTTAGGGGGCTATCATGACTGATTACTTGAACTTGATCTAACTACATTTTCCCCAATTATTTACAAATGATGATGGGGTTGTAATGTACAATATAACCTTGATCATCAAAGGTATAACAAGGAAATGGAAACAGTCAAAATCGGTATCATTGGCGGTAGTGGTTTATATAAAATGGAAGCCCTCGAGGATGTTAGAGAGGTAAGTTTGGATACCCCTTTTGGTAAACCCTCAGATAATATCATTGTCGGTACATTAGACGGCACTAGGGTAGCCTTTCTAGCACGTCATGGTAGAAATCATCACCTATTACCTACCGAATTACCTTTTCGGGCTAATATCCACGCCATGAAGCAATTAGGGGTGGAATATATCATTTCTGCTTCCGCCGTTGGGTCATTACAAGCAGAAATTAAACCCCTTGATTTGGTAATACCTGACCAATTTATCGATCGCACCTCGAAACGTATTGCCACCTTTTTCGGGGAGGGCATAGTCGCCCATGTAGGTTTTGGTAATCCCGTCTGTGGAAATTTGGCAGATACCCTCGCCCAAGCCATTAAAAACCTTGATTTTCCTGATATTGACCTCCACCAAGGGGGAACATATATCTGCATGGAAGGGCCAGCGTTTTCTACCATCGCTGAATCCAATTTGTATCGCAGTTGGGGTGCAAGTGTCATTGGTATGACTAATTTAACCGAAGCTAAACTGGCTAGAGAGGCGGAAATCGCTTACGCTACCCTTGCCCTGGTAACTGACTATGACTGTTGGAATCCTGACCATGATCATGTTACGGTGGAAACAGTGATTAATAACTTACATCAAAATGCTACTAATGCTCAAAAAATTATTAGGGAAACGGTGAAGTTAATTGTCGCTAATCCCTTTGAGTCGGAAGCTCATTCTGCTCTCAAAACTTCCATTTTTACGCCCCTGGATAAAGCCCCCGAGGAGACAAAACAAAAGTTATTACCTATTCTCAAGAAATACCTTAAGAATTAACAATTAAATTATCACAATAAAAGTCTCCCCTCTCCCCTTTCAAGGGCAGGGGTAATTCAAAGTAGGAAGACAAAAACGCTCAAATCTTTAGCAAAAAAAGCAATACAGCGTTTTGGGAATTTTAGAATTAAGAAGTAGTTAAAAATGTTTAGACTATCAATTTACAATCATAAATGATCGAAAACTATTGCCCATTGCCTATTGCCCATTGCCTATTGCCCATTGCCCATTGCCCATTGCCTATTGCCAACCCCAACCAGAAAATTTTAGAATGAATCACCCCTAGAATCTAAATTATGAAAATATTAAAGAATTTACTTTTTACCAAGCCTAAAACCAAAGGATTACCCCCCATGAAAAAAACTGCTCGGGGTATTGAAATCAAAAACGAGGCAGAAATTGCAATTATGCGACAATCTGCCAAAATTGTGGCAACGGTATTAAAGGAAATTCAGGAAATAACTCAAGCAGGAATGACAACGGCGGATTTGGATGAATATGCCGAAAAAAGAATCCGAGAAATGGGGGCAACTCCTAGCTTTAAGGGTTATCATGGTTTCCCTGCCTCTATTTGTGCTTGTGTTAATGAGGAGGTTGTCCATGGTATCCCTAGCCCAAAAAAGGTGATTAGGATGGGAGATATTCTCAAGATTGATACGGGGGCTTTTTATAACGGTTTTCATGGGGATTCCTGTATCACTTTTCCTGTGGGTAAGGTAAAGCGTAGTACCCGTAAGCTGTTGGAAGTAGCAGAAACGGCTATGTATAAAGGCATTGAGCAGGTAAAAGCTGGTAATTATTTAATGGACATTGCAGGGGCGGTGCAAGATTATGTGGAAAGTCATGGTTATACTGTGGTGGAGAATTTTGTGGGGCATGGGGTAGGAAGAAATCTCCATGAAGAGCCTTCGGTGTTTAATGTGCGCACCAATGATTTGCCTAATGTGGAGTTACAAGCAGGGATGACTTTGGCGATTGAGCCTATTATTAATGTTGGTTCTAAGCATACCAGATTAATGGGCGATCGATGGACGGTGGTAACAAGGGATAATCAGTTATCCGCCCAGTTTGAACATACTGTTTTGGTGACGGAGACAGGTTATGACATTTTAACCGATCGCACTTTAGTATAAAATTAAACAACCTTAGCAATATTATTTAACTCAGGCTTAACAATATCGTAAATCCTTGGTACTCGGATAATAGTTTGGTAAGGTTTCTCGGGGGATAATTCACTAGGAATAATTACACCATGAATCTCTTCGTTGGTGAGGGCTTGATCTAATTTATCCTTGTTTTCATAGGTTAATAATTCTAACCGTAAATAATGATGGGAGATAATTTCTTTTAATTTACTACTAATTTCTTTTAATTCTGTGGAGCTTTGATTTTCCGCCAAAACTCCAATTTTGAGAATCATGGATGAACGAATGGCGATTACATATAAAGCGATAGTTAAAAGAGTACCCACCAGCGCTTCGGTAAGGGCTACATCGGCACCACCTAAAATAACATATACCAATATGGCAACGGCTCCCAATATCCCCCGAATCACCAGGGCATAATAAGGATTGGGTTGAAATATGAGTAAAAGGGCAGAAATGGGCATTAATGCTGTAATTATGTAGATATATAAGTTTTCCATGATGGATAATTAGATTTCTATAGAAATTAGGAAACTAGGTTAGGTTTTTGCCCCCTAAATCCCCCAAGTTTGGGGGACTTTTTTTATAATTTTTTAGCAAAATCTGATGCAGAATAATCAATTAAGTTTTAATTGTCCATTGTCTATTGTTTATTGTCAATTGTTCAAATATCCTCGAGGGGTAATTAAAAAGCCCTGATATGCTTTGGTGGTACTATTTCCAATGATGACGGTGGTTAACATATCGATGTCATAGTTTAACATT
The sequence above is a segment of the Cyanobacterium stanieri PCC 7202 genome. Coding sequences within it:
- a CDS encoding hypothetical protein (KEGG: cyc:PCC7424_2081 hypothetical protein~SPTR: Putative uncharacterized protein); the encoded protein is MKKLSRLIVGFSLACLLIILPACGDNTPSRFEGAQQESIDAGSRNTAVSTDAVQGASFNRFFPVSDGNYERVFTQEKDGFVEAVLKESGQNVATLGVFDTISNPSAKDDFNGSQGQIGGYPVAQKGSRATALLVADRFQVTVRSTDDSFTVADREAWLAKFDLNGLASLD
- a CDS encoding hypothetical protein (KEGG: cyc:PCC7424_3208 hypothetical protein~SPTR: Putative uncharacterized protein); the encoded protein is MNTTRVRTELKKYIDKLSPEQLTLVANFFEDLEAEEKIDATEELLNIPEFESIFEKANQEIKEGKVRNWKEIRN
- a CDS encoding hypothetical protein (KEGG: cyh:Cyan8802_2724 hypothetical protein~SPTR: Putative uncharacterized protein) codes for the protein MSKSIYELVDNLPKRNITTMVLNSLDFVVPGEWKNPTNFEQMIRDISQETDEQWIQKIGDRAVWLYNDKNQGYQRALWLYQTVDSADYALGAAALANKVGEKIGFLGFLNKLTPSNQKAQALDLAIKLVVEVVAFCQINGLPGDSIGDFVKALKEYEGEALMRMAALVCIDGLIPFGPDFILAVKSTLDNLSPKELSDNGAFSKVSKFIPGGNPAGQLAFVNRSFGAVTGWMTGFVGDRNLTQDKVMKNLQSFVEFSNDQLDYVAAFLDMSTNYFEHTGTQSIANRLIRRAMLEV
- a CDS encoding methionine aminopeptidase, type I (PFAM: Metallopeptidase family M24~TIGRFAM: methionine aminopeptidase, type I~COGs: COG0024 Methionine aminopeptidase~InterPro IPR002467:IPR000994:IPR001714~KEGG: cyc:PCC7424_2580 methionine aminopeptidase~PFAM: peptidase M24~SPTR: Methionine aminopeptidase;~TIGRFAM: methionine aminopeptidase, type I), with the protein product MKILKNLLFTKPKTKGLPPMKKTARGIEIKNEAEIAIMRQSAKIVATVLKEIQEITQAGMTTADLDEYAEKRIREMGATPSFKGYHGFPASICACVNEEVVHGIPSPKKVIRMGDILKIDTGAFYNGFHGDSCITFPVGKVKRSTRKLLEVAETAMYKGIEQVKAGNYLMDIAGAVQDYVESHGYTVVENFVGHGVGRNLHEEPSVFNVRTNDLPNVELQAGMTLAIEPIINVGSKHTRLMGDRWTVVTRDNQLSAQFEHTVLVTETGYDILTDRTLV
- a CDS encoding Ppx/GppA phosphatase (PFAM: HD domain; Ppx/GppA phosphatase family~TIGRFAM: exopolyphosphatase~COGs: COG0248 Exopolyphosphatase~InterPro IPR003695:IPR006674~KEGG: cyt:cce_0600 exopolyphosphatase~PFAM: Ppx/GppA phosphatase; metal-dependent phosphohydrolase HD sub domain~PRIAM: Guanosine-5'-triphosphate,3'-diphosphate diphosphatase~SPTR: Exopolyphosphatase) produces the protein MITTNNPSIAYQSLHSSRPLQDCTLGAIDIGTNSIHMVVVEINARIPSFSIIAKEKDTVRLGDRDPETGNLTPEAMERSLSALKRCKDLADSLRVDQIIAVATSATREAPNGIEFLSRIETELGIQVDLISGPEEARRIYLGVLSGMDFGGRVHSLIDIGGGSTEMVLADPQETRHLSSTKVGAVRLTQDFVTTDPITEKEFIRLQAYIRGMLERPVDEFKNALAEGEKPFLVGTSGTIETIAVIHAMETQGNEPNPLNGYEIPRKSIEEILKKLLKMNYEERASLSGMSDRRAEIIVAGITILLEAMTMLEIDSITICERALREGIIVDWMLQNGYIENRLVFQTNVRTRSVMKIAHKYQVDLPHGERIAQFALKIFDQIQGELHNWGEKEREYLWAAAILHNCGLYISHAAHHKHSYYLIRHGEFLGFTEIEVELIAQIARYHRKSKPKRKHETYYSLPHQYRKIIKQMSAILRLAIALDRRQIGAINDLECKYDSEYKKLHLQLIPAIKNDDCALELWNLDYKKPIFENEFEVKVLATLTN
- a CDS encoding methylthioadenosine phosphorylase (PFAM: Phosphorylase superfamily~TIGRFAM: 5'-deoxy-5'-methylthioadenosine phosphorylase~COGs: COG0005 Purine nucleoside phosphorylase~InterPro IPR010044:IPR000845:IPR018099~KEGG: mar:MAE_45240 5'-methylthioadenosine phosphorylase~PFAM: purine or other phosphorylase family 1~PRIAM: S-methyl-5'-thioadenosine phosphorylase~SPTR: 5'-methylthioadenosine phosphorylase;~TIGRFAM: methylthioadenosine phosphorylase), coding for METVKIGIIGGSGLYKMEALEDVREVSLDTPFGKPSDNIIVGTLDGTRVAFLARHGRNHHLLPTELPFRANIHAMKQLGVEYIISASAVGSLQAEIKPLDLVIPDQFIDRTSKRIATFFGEGIVAHVGFGNPVCGNLADTLAQAIKNLDFPDIDLHQGGTYICMEGPAFSTIAESNLYRSWGASVIGMTNLTEAKLAREAEIAYATLALVTDYDCWNPDHDHVTVETVINNLHQNATNAQKIIRETVKLIVANPFESEAHSALKTSIFTPLDKAPEETKQKLLPILKKYLKN
- a CDS encoding hypothetical protein (COGs: COG1563 subunit of the Multisubunit Na+/H+ antiporter~KEGG: cyt:cce_1681 hypothetical protein~SPTR: Putative uncharacterized protein), translated to MENLYIYIITALMPISALLLIFQPNPYYALVIRGILGAVAILVYVILGGADVALTEALVGTLLTIALYVIAIRSSMILKIGVLAENQSSTELKEISSKLKEIISHHYLRLELLTYENKDKLDQALTNEEIHGVIIPSELSPEKPYQTIIRVPRIYDIVKPELNNIAKVV
- a CDS encoding RecA protein (PFAM: recA bacterial DNA recombination protein~TIGRFAM: protein RecA~COGs: COG0468 RecA/RadA recombinase~InterProIPR013765:IPR020584:IPR003593:IPR020588:IPR 020587:IPR001553~KEGG: cyt:cce_4639 recombinase A~PFAM: RecA domain protein~SMART: AAA ATPase~SPTR: Protein recA;~TIGRFAM: recA protein), producing MATSTSAQGSDREKALNLVLSQIERNFGKGAIMRLGDAAKMKVETISSGALTLDLALGGGLPKGRIIEIYGPESSGKTTLALHAIAEVQKAGGVAAFVDAEHALDPNYSSALGVDIDNLLVAQPDNGESALEIVDQLVRSAAVDLVVIDSVAALVPRAEIEGEMGDLQVGLQARLMSKALRKIAGNIGKSGSTVIFLNQLRQKIGISYGSPEVTTGGTALKFYASVRLDIRRIQTLKKGSDGEYGIRAKVKVAKNKVAPPFRIAEFDIIFGSGISRTGCLLDLAEKTDVVTRKGAWYSYEGDNIAQGRDNAVKYLEENPELAQIVEQKVKENLEINNVSFGGSNNDGDDFDSEE
- a CDS encoding glycosyl transferase group 1 (PFAM: Glycosyl transferases group 1~COGs: COG0438 Glycosyltransferase~InterPro IPR001296~KEGG: mar:MAE_23140 glycosyl transferase~PFAM: glycosyl transferase group 1~SPTR: Similar to tr|Q8YPM5|Q8YPM5_ANASP Alr4168 protein) — translated: MRILIYSYNYHPEPIGIAPLMTELAEGLAKNGHDVRVLTAMPWYPQSQIYPEYRGKIYSKEEKNGVKIYRSYVWASQKRSFINRAMFELSFAFLSIWQGLKFWRPDIILLTIPGLPVIVPAYLLSKIYGSPLIVNLQDILPDAAVHVGLLTNKKLIKIFTLLEKFAYQKADKISVIADGFTKNLAQKNVDINKIVKIPNWVDVNFIKPVAKDDSYFIKENNLQGKFVVIYSGNIALTQPIEILIEAAQKLKHLENLMVVIVGKEEALARLESYRQELGCDNVLLKPFQPREKLPEMLGAMEIGMVTQKSNVIDFNLPSKIPVLLASGCLIIGSVPESGTAAGAIRESGGGVVIPPEDAEALAKQIEHFYHNPELVAQMSRAGRKYAETHYSFEGAIALYEQLFDGVIRSRG